The following proteins come from a genomic window of Methylorubrum populi:
- a CDS encoding response regulator → MTASPTILIADPDEEIRLALAEAVTRIDPGAKVIEAADGSALNRALAGSRIDLLFVDVLLPQTNGADIRRWRETGNPQGLVVLVTDMLAPRWSATARRVGAYDVILKPLGDLHIGRLMAAHRILSRSLDCLVVDPGQATRMLVRKLLGQSHFSFRVLEAAGGRDAVRLVEREPVDLAIIEMSLPDYPALEVACRINDRHPAARILMTGPRIEEGVQRQLATFGASGFLAKPFQFFDIDKAVHESFGLWHPYLINALRRESLLDAGPAVGQTV, encoded by the coding sequence GTGACCGCATCGCCCACCATCCTGATCGCCGATCCGGACGAGGAGATCCGCCTCGCCCTCGCGGAGGCGGTGACGCGGATCGATCCGGGGGCGAAGGTCATCGAGGCGGCCGACGGGAGCGCGCTGAACCGCGCGCTTGCCGGCAGCCGCATCGACCTGCTGTTCGTCGACGTGCTTCTACCGCAGACCAACGGTGCCGACATCCGCCGCTGGCGCGAGACCGGCAACCCGCAGGGGCTCGTCGTCCTCGTCACCGACATGCTCGCCCCCCGCTGGTCGGCCACGGCGCGGCGTGTCGGCGCCTACGACGTGATCCTCAAGCCGCTGGGCGACCTCCATATCGGCCGCCTGATGGCGGCCCACCGGATCCTGTCGCGCTCCCTCGACTGCCTCGTCGTCGATCCGGGTCAGGCGACGCGCATGCTGGTGCGCAAGCTTCTCGGGCAGAGCCACTTCTCGTTTCGCGTCCTGGAGGCGGCGGGCGGGCGGGACGCCGTCCGGCTGGTCGAGCGGGAGCCGGTCGATCTCGCCATCATCGAGATGAGCCTGCCCGACTATCCCGCCCTCGAGGTCGCCTGCCGCATCAACGACCGCCATCCCGCCGCCCGCATCCTGATGACGGGGCCGCGGATCGAGGAGGGCGTCCAGCGCCAGCTCGCGACCTTCGGCGCCTCGGGCTTCCTGGCCAAACCGTTCCAGTTCTTCGACATCGACAAGGCGGTGCACGAGAGCTTCGGGCTCTGGCATCCCTACCTCATCAACGCGCTCCGGCGCGAAAGCCTGCTCGACGCAGGGCCCGCCGTAGGGCAGACTGTCTAG
- a CDS encoding L,D-transpeptidase — MFGTDKYRARLAGAFVAVLCAAGAAQAREIVPFADGLGAGTIVVRTNERRLYLVNGDGTAIRYPVAVGKPGKQWSGATQIDGKYYQPDWSPPAEVKRDHPRLPSLIRGGSPSNPMGVAAMTLRGGEYAIHGTNRPNSIGTFASYGCIRMYNQDIADLFERVSVGTQVYVMR; from the coding sequence ATGTTCGGAACAGACAAGTACAGGGCGCGTCTCGCGGGCGCGTTCGTGGCGGTGCTGTGCGCGGCGGGCGCCGCGCAGGCGCGGGAGATCGTCCCCTTCGCCGACGGGCTCGGAGCGGGCACGATCGTCGTGCGCACGAACGAGCGCCGGCTCTACCTCGTCAACGGCGACGGCACGGCGATCCGCTACCCCGTCGCGGTCGGCAAGCCGGGCAAGCAGTGGAGCGGCGCCACCCAGATCGACGGCAAGTATTACCAGCCCGATTGGTCGCCCCCGGCCGAAGTGAAGCGCGACCACCCGCGCCTGCCCAGCCTCATCCGCGGCGGCTCGCCGAGCAACCCGATGGGCGTGGCGGCGATGACCCTGCGCGGCGGCGAATACGCGATCCACGGCACCAACCGGCCGAATTCGATCGGCACCTTCGCCTCCTACGGTTGCATTCGCATGTACAATCAGGACATCGCCGACCTGTTCGAGCGTGTCTCCGTCGGCACGCAGGTGTATGTGATGCGCTGA
- the bluB gene encoding 5,6-dimethylbenzimidazole synthase — MSQLPPSLSIGPPVFDAAFRARLADLFAWRRDVRRFRGDPVDEAVLRTCLDLATLAPSVGNSQPWRFVRVADAGRRAAVAASFERCNAAARATYADERSALYARLKLAGLREAPVHLAVFCDGATEAGHGLGRATMPEMLRYSVAASIHAFWLAARAHGLGVGWVSILEPAAVTKALAVPGAWELIAYLCVGHPVEEHADPELVRHGWQDRCPEAGRLHER, encoded by the coding sequence ATGTCTCAGCTTCCCCCCTCCCTGTCGATCGGTCCGCCCGTCTTCGACGCGGCCTTCCGGGCACGCCTCGCGGATCTCTTCGCGTGGCGGCGGGACGTCCGGCGCTTTCGCGGCGACCCGGTCGACGAGGCCGTGCTGCGGACCTGCCTGGATCTCGCGACGCTGGCGCCCTCCGTCGGAAACAGCCAGCCCTGGCGGTTCGTGCGGGTCGCCGATGCCGGCCGGCGCGCGGCGGTCGCCGCGAGCTTCGAGCGCTGCAACGCCGCCGCCCGCGCGACCTACGCCGACGAGCGGAGCGCGCTCTATGCCCGCCTGAAGCTCGCGGGCCTGCGCGAGGCGCCGGTCCACCTCGCGGTGTTCTGCGATGGCGCGACGGAGGCCGGCCACGGCCTCGGCCGGGCGACCATGCCGGAGATGCTGCGCTACTCGGTGGCGGCCAGCATCCACGCCTTCTGGCTCGCCGCCCGCGCCCACGGACTCGGCGTCGGCTGGGTGTCGATCCTCGAGCCCGCCGCCGTGACGAAAGCCCTTGCCGTTCCGGGCGCGTGGGAGCTGATCGCCTATCTCTGCGTCGGCCATCCGGTCGAGGAGCATGCCGATCCGGAACTCGTCCGCCACGGCTGGCAGGACCGATGCCCGGAGGCGGGCCGGCTTCATGAGCGCTGA
- a CDS encoding DUF2794 domain-containing protein, whose product MSEGQSVDHRSNDRDSQVIPFPSSTSPQVAFQRDELRTIFNLYGRRVAEGEWRDYALDFRRDKAVFSIYRRTSEMPLYRIEKDPKLARRQGAYAVIAASGLVMKRGNDLARVIGVLEGPLRAV is encoded by the coding sequence ATGAGTGAGGGGCAGAGCGTCGATCACCGCTCGAACGACCGAGACAGTCAGGTCATCCCGTTTCCGTCCTCGACGAGCCCGCAAGTCGCCTTCCAGCGCGACGAGCTGCGAACCATCTTCAATCTCTACGGGCGGCGCGTCGCCGAGGGCGAGTGGCGCGACTACGCCCTCGATTTCCGCCGGGACAAGGCGGTGTTCTCGATCTATCGCCGGACCTCCGAGATGCCGCTCTACCGGATCGAGAAGGATCCCAAGCTCGCCCGCCGCCAGGGCGCCTACGCGGTGATTGCGGCGAGCGGGCTCGTGATGAAGCGCGGCAACGACCTCGCCCGCGTCATCGGGGTGCTGGAGGGGCCGTTGCGGGCGGTGTGA
- a CDS encoding TonB-dependent receptor — protein MRRRAANEVAFALLAGTAAAITSPVQAQPVLQAAVPTAVALDELAVEGLGRGVPRLEPQGGVTVGYLGKATRSATKTPTPLLDTPQSVSVITREQILDQGFQSIGEATRYVPGVIQAQGEGNRDELIIRGQRSNADFFVNGIRDDVQYYRDLYNIQRIEVLKGPNAMIFGRGGGGGVINRVLKEADGVPVREIVAQGGQFANKRVALDVGDRLSDNVFFRMNGVFEDTATYRDFVDIRRYGVNPTMTFLIGPQTTLKLSYEYFHDDRTTDRGIPSQFGRPYRYRDNTSTFFGNPFLSQTYVNAHIATAQLDHVFENGVVMRSQSRFADYNKFYQNVFPGGAVNAAGTAVSLSAYNSQTDRTNYFNQTDFTYQFLTGPVKHTLLGGFELGYQEGLSLRETGFFATPGAPQSLVVNPLAPVSRVGVTFRNIASDANSRYDLGLAAAYVQDQIELNEYVQLIGGLRFDHFDFAATDRRTNVTNARIDDLVSPRAGIVVKPLPNLALYTSYSVSYLPSSGDQFSALTPGLVIAEPEKFENTEVGVKYDVSPVLQITGALFNLDRSNQRLADPNRPGFFLTSGQTNTQGAEIGANGYVTDWWSIAGGYAFTDARITNRLSDTILPGNYVGLVPLNSFTLWNKFDIDPRFSVGVGFINQSHSFATSDNTVRLPSYSRFDLGLFYNISENARAQVNIENLFDRRYIVSAHNNNNILPGAPRTVRAQIVVRW, from the coding sequence TTGAGACGTCGCGCAGCGAACGAAGTCGCGTTTGCACTTCTGGCAGGTACGGCTGCCGCAATCACCAGCCCTGTCCAGGCTCAGCCCGTCCTCCAGGCCGCGGTGCCGACGGCGGTCGCGCTGGATGAGCTGGCCGTCGAAGGCCTCGGACGCGGCGTCCCCCGCCTCGAACCGCAGGGCGGCGTCACGGTTGGCTATCTCGGCAAGGCGACGCGCTCCGCGACCAAGACGCCGACGCCCCTGCTCGATACGCCGCAATCCGTCTCGGTCATCACGCGGGAGCAGATCCTCGACCAGGGCTTCCAGTCGATCGGCGAGGCGACGCGCTACGTGCCGGGCGTGATCCAGGCCCAGGGCGAGGGCAACCGCGACGAGCTGATCATCCGTGGCCAGCGCTCGAATGCCGATTTCTTCGTCAACGGCATCCGCGACGACGTGCAGTACTATCGCGACCTGTACAACATCCAGCGCATCGAGGTCCTGAAGGGGCCCAACGCGATGATCTTCGGCCGCGGCGGCGGCGGCGGCGTCATCAACCGGGTGCTCAAGGAAGCCGACGGCGTGCCGGTCCGCGAAATCGTGGCCCAGGGCGGCCAGTTCGCGAACAAGCGCGTGGCGCTCGATGTCGGCGACCGCCTCTCGGACAACGTGTTCTTCCGTATGAACGGCGTGTTCGAGGACACCGCGACCTACCGCGACTTCGTCGACATCCGCCGTTACGGGGTGAACCCGACGATGACGTTCCTCATCGGGCCGCAGACGACGCTCAAGCTGTCCTACGAGTATTTCCACGACGACCGCACCACCGATCGCGGGATTCCCTCGCAGTTCGGCCGGCCCTACCGCTACCGCGACAATACTTCGACCTTCTTCGGCAATCCGTTCCTGTCGCAGACCTACGTCAACGCGCATATCGCGACGGCGCAGCTCGACCACGTGTTCGAGAACGGCGTCGTGATGCGCAGCCAGTCGCGCTTCGCCGACTACAACAAGTTCTACCAGAACGTCTTTCCGGGCGGCGCCGTGAACGCGGCCGGCACGGCCGTCTCGCTCTCGGCCTATAACAGCCAGACCGACCGGACGAACTATTTCAACCAGACCGACTTCACCTATCAGTTCCTCACCGGCCCGGTTAAGCACACCCTGCTCGGCGGGTTCGAGCTCGGCTACCAAGAGGGCCTGAGCCTGCGCGAGACCGGCTTCTTCGCGACGCCCGGTGCACCGCAGAGCCTCGTGGTCAACCCGCTCGCGCCGGTCTCGCGCGTCGGCGTCACCTTCCGCAACATCGCCAGCGATGCCAACAGCCGGTACGACCTCGGCCTCGCCGCGGCCTATGTGCAGGACCAGATCGAGCTGAACGAGTACGTCCAGCTCATCGGCGGCCTGCGCTTCGACCATTTCGACTTCGCCGCAACGGACCGGCGCACCAACGTCACCAATGCCCGCATCGACGATCTGGTCTCGCCGCGGGCCGGCATCGTCGTGAAGCCGCTGCCGAACCTCGCGCTCTACACGAGCTACAGCGTCTCCTACCTGCCCTCCTCGGGCGACCAGTTCAGCGCGCTGACACCGGGTCTCGTCATCGCCGAGCCGGAGAAGTTCGAGAACACGGAAGTGGGCGTGAAGTACGACGTCTCACCCGTGCTTCAGATCACCGGCGCGCTGTTCAACCTCGACCGCAGCAACCAGCGCCTCGCCGACCCGAACCGGCCCGGCTTCTTCCTGACCTCGGGACAGACCAACACGCAAGGCGCGGAGATCGGCGCCAACGGCTACGTGACGGATTGGTGGTCGATCGCGGGCGGCTACGCCTTTACCGACGCACGCATCACCAACCGGCTTTCCGATACGATCCTTCCCGGCAACTATGTCGGTCTCGTCCCTCTCAATTCCTTTACGTTGTGGAACAAGTTCGACATCGACCCGCGCTTCTCGGTCGGCGTCGGCTTCATCAATCAGTCGCACTCCTTCGCGACCTCGGACAACACCGTGCGGCTTCCGAGCTACTCGCGCTTCGATCTCGGGCTGTTCTACAACATCAGCGAGAACGCGCGCGCGCAGGTCAACATCGAGAACCTGTTCGATCGCCGCTACATCGTCTCGGCGCACAACAACAACAACATCCTTCCCGGCGCCCCCCGCACGGTCAGGGCCCAGATCGTCGTGCGCTGGTAA